GTGAGCTAAGTTGTTGCCTCCCTTCATGCATGCATCCTGCAGGAAGCCTATTGAATACATTTCTGCCGTCTTGGAGCTCAGTGCCCTTGTGACAAAGCGGCACCAGCAAATCATCCTGCACATGGACTTCCTGTACCACCTCACCACTGACGGACGGCGCTTCCGTAGGATCTGCCACCTGGTGCACGACTTCACAGATGCCATCATCCAGGAGCGGCGCCGCACCCTTCCCGATCAGGGTCTTGATGACCTCCTCAAGGCCAAAGCTAAGGTCAAGACTTTGGACTTCATCGATGTGCTCCTGTTGGCCAAGGTGGGCTTCTCT
The sequence above is drawn from the Equus quagga isolate Etosha38 unplaced genomic scaffold, UCLA_HA_Equagga_1.0 HiC_scaffold_14156_RagTag, whole genome shotgun sequence genome and encodes:
- the LOC124231971 gene encoding cytochrome P450 4F3-like produces the protein MVKLRLKEVRELLKFTRQAKWKRLTSEGSAHLDMFEHISLMTLDSLQKCVFSFDSNCQEKPIEYISAVLELSALVTKRHQQIILHMDFLYHLTTDGRRFRRICHLVHDFTDAIIQERRRTLPDQGLDDLLKAKAKVKTLDFIDVLLLAKDEDGKELSDEDILAEADTFMFG